A single Muntiacus reevesi chromosome 9, mMunRee1.1, whole genome shotgun sequence DNA region contains:
- the LOC136174754 gene encoding olfactory receptor 51I2-like has protein sequence MGGVIYNSSVLPTFTLTGLPGLENSQHWLFLLLGTLYIVSIVGNALILFIVKEEQSLHQPMYYFLSLLSVNDVGVSFSTLPTVLATFCFHLRKISFDSCMAQMFFIHFFSFMESGVLLVMSFDRYVAICNPLHYTTMLRDSRVVCMSLGVVTRSFCVVFPLPLLLKRLSFCKANVLSHAYCLHPDLIHLPCGDITINNIFGLFIVISTFGLDSALILFSYVLILRSVFAIASREERLKTLNTCVSHLCTVIIFYIPMVGVSMTARYGRHVPRFVHTVLSLIYLFVPPMLNPVIYSIKTKEIRRRLGRMLVGKKF, from the coding sequence ATGGGAGGTGTCATCTACAACAGCTCAGTGTTGCCAACTTTCACCCTGACAGGCCTCCCAGGGCTGGAGAACTCACAACACTGGCTGTTCTTGCTCCTCGGTACCCTCTACATTGTCTCCATTGTGGGCAATGCCCTTATCCTTTTCATTGTCAAGGAGGAGCAGAGTTTGCATCAGCCTATGTACTATTTCCTGTCCCTGCTCTCAGTTAATGATGTAGGTGTGTCTTTCTCCACACTGCCCACCGTGCTCGCCACATTTTGCTTCCACTTAAGGAAGATCAGCTTTGATTCCTGCATGGCTCAAATGTTCTTTATCCACTTCTTCTCTTTCATGGAGTCTGGGGTCCTGCTGGTTATGAGttttgaccgctatgtggccatctgtaaccctCTGCACTACACCACCATGCTCAGAGATTCCCGTGTTGTATGCATGAGCTTGGGGGTAGTCACCCGCAGTTTCTGCGTGGTTTTCCCACTGCCTCTCCTTCTGAAGAGATTGTCCTTCTGCAAAGCGAATGTACTGTCCCATGCCTACTGCCTTCATCCAGATCTCATCCATCTTCCCTGTGGTGACATCACCATCAACAATATTTTTGGTCTCTTCATTGTCATATCTACCTTTGGCCTGGACTCTGCACTCATTCTCTTCTCGTATGTGCTCATCCTGCGCTCTGTATTTGCCATTGCATCTCGGGAGGAACGGTTAAAGACACTCAACACGTGTGTGTCACATCTGTGTACTGTGATCATCTTCTATATTCCCATGGTTGGTGTCTCCATGACTGCCCGCTATGGGAGGCATGTCCCCCGATTTGTGCACACAGTCTTGTCCCTCATTTATCTCTTTGTGCCTCCCATGCTCAACCCTGTCATCTATTCCATCAAAACCAAAGAGATTAGAAGGAGGCTTGGTCGAATGCTAGTGGGAAAAAAGTTTTAA
- the LOC136175987 gene encoding olfactory receptor 51Q1-like, which produces MSEVMNTIQDPFYFTVTGIPVFEEVYHIWISIPFRCLYTVSIMGNTAILTAIRTEPSLVQPMYLFLSTLALTDLGLTLSTLPTGMLWFNIQKFSFEGCFAQFLFLHAFSIMESSILLAMSFDHYVAIYCPVHYATILTNSVVGRMGLSILCRCVLAALPSLFLLSCLPFCHSHLLSHSYCLHQDMIRLVCADIRVNNWYAFAVVLLIIVMDPLLIVLSDTLILKSILGTASWTERLWALNICLCHMLALLVLYVSMVGVSMIHRFAKHASPLVHVIMANIYLLVPPVMNPILYSVKDN; this is translated from the coding sequence ATGTCTGAGGTGATGAACACCATCCAAGACCCCTTCTACTTCACTGTCACAGGCATCCCTGTATTTGAGGAGGTCTACCACATCTGGATCTCCATCCCCTTTCGCTGTCTTTACACTGTCTCCATCATGGGAAACACTGCCATTCTCACTGCCATCCGTACAGAGCCATCCCTCGTCCAGCCCATGTACCTGTTCCTCTCCACGCTGGCCCTCACTGACCTGGGTCTCACCCTCAGCACCCTGCCCACAGGCATGCTCTGGTTTAACATTCAGAAGTTCAGCTTTGAGGGCTGTTTTGCCCAGTTCCTCTTCCTCCATGCATTCTCCATTATGGAATCTTCAATCCTACTGGCCATGTCCTTTGACCACTATGTGGCCATCTACTGCCCTGTTCATTATGCTACCATCCTCACCAACAGTGTCGTTGGCAGGATGGGACTATCCATCCTTTGCCGCTGTGTTCTGGCTGCTCTTCCCTCCCTTTTCCTACTCAGTTGCCTGCCCTTCTGCCATTCCCACCTTCTCTCTCACTCCTACTGCCTCCACCAGGATATGATTCGCCTGGTCTGTGCTGACATCCGAGTCAACAACTGGTATGCTTTTGCTGTGGTTTTGCTCATTATTGTGATGGACCCTCTGCTCATCGTGCTCTCCGACACACTCATCCTGAAAAGTATCTTGGGCACAGCCTCATGGACTGAGAGACTGTGGGCCCTCAATATCTGTCTGTGCCACATGCTGGCTCTTCTGGTCCTGTATGTGTCCATGGTTGGGGTATCTATGATTCATCGATTTGCAAAGCATGCCTCTCCTCTGGTGCATGTTATCATGGCCAATATTTATCTGTTGGTGCCTCCAGTGATGAACCCTATCCTTTACAGTGTTAAGGATAACTAA